The Melanotaenia boesemani isolate fMelBoe1 chromosome 11, fMelBoe1.pri, whole genome shotgun sequence genome includes the window AATCGCTACCCTGTTGCAAAGGACTTCAAAAGGTGTGCATGAGAATAAATGCTGTGAGATCTAGAGGAGAGCAACAAGAGCACAAACTCCTGCAAAGGGGCTCGCTTTGGTCAGTGCAGGGGTCAACAAGACTTCAGCTGCTGTCAGAGACTTTTCTGAGGTTACTGACCAGAACTTAAATACTCTTTACCTTTGGATTTTTACCCagagattagatttttttttcttgttgcatgAGCTCATCCATAGACCACCCTAGAGGGCATAAACCAAAGATCTGTGGCTTATTTCTCCCATGGCGAGCATTTGGATCTCTCAAGTGGGAACCATTTGCACCTCCAAAATTCTGTTCTTGCTCTTTTCAATCCTTCTGCTCCAGGGGCCTCTCTGTGTAGAGAGCAACCCCATCTCCAGCTCTCATCAGAGGCATCGTCCTGCTCCGGGGCTGGGGGACGGGCATGGAGGGGTGGTGGATCCATCGTTACTGGAGCAGGAGAACAATGTGGACATGCAAAGTCTGCTGGAGACCCTCAAGGAACAGTTTCTGCGCACTTTCAACCTCTCTGGCCATCCACCCTTGCCTCCTGGAAGTACAAGACTGGAGCCACCTGAATACATGATGGAACTTTATAACCGCTTTGCTAATGACCGCACTGCAATGCCAACCGCCAACATCATCCGCAGCTTCAAAAATGAAGGTACAGCTCAGTTTAGCAAGGCCACAATAAATAAGTTGTGTAAGTAAGAGCAGGGACATTACTTGAATGTATGCACAGTTTtaggaaaaatgtctcttgcAGCTTTGAGAAACCAAAATTTAGCTCTGCAAAGACCCTGTACCTTGAAGCTATTGTTTGCAAAGTaatgtttatattaaaatgcTGCGTATAATCTGAGAAACGATATAAAgacagaatataaaaatatcctttaatgttttttttgtttgtttttgttttttctgcccAGATTCAAACCCAAGCGTGGTGGGTGTTGGAAAAGTGAGGCGCCACCCACTCCTCTTCAATGTGTCAGTCCCCCATCATGAACGCATCACAGCAGCTGAGCTTCGCCTGTACACTCTAGTCCAGACTGACCGCCACCTCTATGCTGGTGTTGACCGCAAGGTCACTATCTATGAATTGGAATCACATGACTTGTTTGACAATACAACTAATGTAAAGTCAGTGAGAGCAGATAATTTCAGAGGAACAGAGGAGCGGATAGAACTGGTGGAACTGGCATCCCGTCAGGTTTATGGCACAGATAATGGCTGGGAGGCATTTGACCTCACTGCTGCTGTTCAGCGCTGGCCCAGATCAGAAGGTGGCACGACACACCGTTTGGAAGTGCATATTTCTAGCATTGCTAATGAAGAGAATACTCAAGGTATGAAAGATGATTTCAAAGACGGGAGTCCATCTGAAGGGGACATGAAGATTGACAACAGCCCAGAGGAAAAGCATAAACCCCTGCTGATTGTTTTCTCTGATGATCAGAGCAGCGATCACCGAGATGACAAGCGTGAGCTGAACGAGATGATCGACCATGAAACCTCTAACACAGTATTGCAGAATGACCTGAATGGGCTGTGGGGTGAGCTGGGAAGAGACATGGAAGGCGATCCAGATGAAGAAGACCTCATCCAGATGCGGTCAAACCTCATCTACGACACAGCATCACGCATCCGTCGCAATGCCAAAGGAAACCACTGCAAAAAGCAATCTCTTTATGTTGAGTTCAAGGATATTGGCTGGGACAGTTGGATTTTGGCACCCACTGGTTATGATGCCTTTGAGTGCACTGGCGTTTGTTCCTATCCTTTGACGAAGCACGTTACACCCACAAAGCATGCAATTGTCCAGACACTGGTCAATATCAATAGTCCTCAAAAGGTAGCAAGAGCATGTTGTGTGCCCACCAAGCTGGACCCCATCTCTCTGCTTTATCTGGACGACACAGGGGTGGTCACCTACAAGTACAAGTATGAGGGCATGGTGGTTGCCGAGTGTGGTTGCAGATAGACCGCTGTGTCAGAGTTAAACTCTTCATTAAGTCTTACCACAAGAGGAAGGACACAAAACTAACAATAAGCTGCAAGGAGATGAGCCAAGGatattttcaataaaagaaaGGGACAGTTATTGGAATCTCTGTGAAGGTTACTCAGTGAGACTGGAAGTTTTCATTCACTATTGATTAAACTATGAGCACTCCAGGTGGACAAGCGTATTTTTTTACCATAAGATacaaacaaatatttcatcttatgcagaaaaacatgaatatcAGTTGTCACAAGTCAGAAAATGGAGTCAGTAGAGCTGAGGAGCAGATCTACAGTCAGCATACCCATCATGATGTAAAGGTATGCTGTCATACCcactaaaagacaaaaattcCCAAAGAACTGAGCCTATCCTTCAATCTTTGCAGCTTGATGGGAACTCGTGCTTCAGTTgttctcctccctctcctttCCCCTGACATCTGTCTTCCTCTCCACTTATCTCTGGCTTTCCCACTCAGTGCAAGCACTAATCAGCACTTCATGTGCCTTGCTGCAATGAAATGACCTCCCTGAGGCAACCTGGCAAGCCATGAACTCTCTAGGCCCACCTCCTGTCTCCTGCAGCCCCCTGATACGTGAGCACTGTGCAATGGGTCCAAGTGGCAGGCTTATCTATCTCAACCCTGTTTCCCACTTCACATGCCTCTTTTCCATCCCCCCCGACTTACTGTGATAGTAAGGTGTCGGGGGTTAAGAAACATGTATGCCAGTACTCATGTTTTGAGGACTCAAAGCCATTCTGGGCAACATTTGACGTGGTGGGAAGGAGGCTGGGGGTCATCCACATTCCTTGGCAACTGTTTCAACTGACTGACCGAGCACTGTGTGCCCCCTGCATATCTTCAACAGAGTCATCCatcacatctaaaaaaaaaactttttggaaCCCTATTGCCTGAACAAAGATCAAAAGAGGCCACACTGTCACGTTATGGATACCCAAAGGAATTACTTTCTTTTGTTATAAGCCTTTTGATACCTCTGCTGCTTGTGTCAAATAAAAgactatttattgttttaatttattaatttttacaaCAGAGTAAATGACTATATATGTAAATTTGTAATTTTAGCAGGTTTTATAACCATGACAATGCATTTGCAGCAAAAATGAATTTTGTTGGGAAGATAAATGACAATAATTTGTGCAACAATAAAAACCTACTTAACAAATAACAACTGTTTCAGAAAATGTGCACGCAGTCTTTAAAGAAGATATGTGGACTAtctcatataaaaaaatacctCCATGAAATTGTGCATGATGTATTTTTTCTAGTGCAGTCATCTTCATATCTTGGTCTGTCAATTTTGTTTCCATTATTTTAGGAATTAGCTGTAAGAGCAGTGACACATTACATTGCTGAAATTCAGATAATTTATTCAACAGTTATCAGCTCAAAGGCCACAGTTCATgtgcaacacacaaacagaaaaccatGGGAAAATGAGTAGACAGTCTTCTAATGAACAAAATGGATGGCCTGCTGCCAGTGCTGACAGCAAACAGGCAGCAAACAGATGAAAAACCTGCTGATGAAAGGATAGAGAGCAAAAACCCAGCAAAGGTCTGGATTAGACTTTTACTTTTGTTACTCTTCACATTTAACACAACTGTTTGTGAGAGCAGTGTGTGGattttttatgtcaaaataCAGACTGATGATATAAATACAGGACAGAGTCTGATTTAGCTGAAGCTGCAATATGAACACTGACAGAACATAGAACAGATAGAATATTGATATGGAAAAACATATTGTATTATTGCAAATCCATATTTCATCACTTTTATCACTTTACTGATGTAgtatcactttttaaaaatgtacatgaaAGGATTATCTCTGCTAAATATAACTGATGCAGTCTCAAAAATATCTCCTCATTGTTACGACATAATAGCTGCGCTTTAATTTGTGTATAAGCTGTGAACAGAATTTTTACTTGTACTGGTGCAAAGTCTCCCAAAAAACATTTGGCAACAAACCACTAATGACAAGTGCACTGAGATGTTTCAGAAGCCAAACAAGTTGGAGACTTGGTGACCTCTCAGAGCAGAGGTTTGCTAAAGTTGGTTACATATCAGAGAGCAAGAACCTCAGTTACTGCAACAACAGAAGGCTGCAGCTATGTTAAGCTCACTAATTGAATATTTACATAATGTTAAAGGAAATATGAATGTGGCCTTTGTCACTAAAGAGCAAACTTTCAGGGGATATGTTGAAAAGGGAAGTTTTTAGCTTGTGCTCTGATGATAAGGACTGCTAGAGAGTGCTCTGTGCTTTTTCACTCTCTTGTTTATAGATGGCATCTTATGTCAAAAGAACTCCAATCTGACCGCTTGTTGCTATTGTGCAGTTTGGGAAGGATTTGGCCTACGTGATAAAAGTAGGAGTGCACCTAACAATGAGTAAACTATTTGAACAGTTCCCAGTGTGCACACGCCTTAAAGTGCTTCAGAATCCTGTAATTCTCCACTGGTTGACATCACGACGCCGGCTGCTGGACGTCGACGTGCCTCTTGCTGTAAACGTGTGCTTTAGTGTGTGTCACCCACGGCTCCGTGACTCCCTAACTCTGACGTTGGGTCTGTAATAGGGCCTGATTGTTTCCGTTCTGGGTCACAGTGTTTATCATTCTATCTCTTGGCAACTCCACCACCCAGCACTCATCTCTTGTTCCGTCCTAAAAACTCTTCCTTTTCTAGAAAAAGCAGATTGCTCAATCATTGTTTTAGGCTCATGTGCAACAGTGCCTCCAAATGTTAAATACCTTTTAACAGTCTGCATCTGCTGTTACGAAACTTCTGAAAGTCCATTGAAGTACTCAGCAATGAAAAGCAGATGTTAAGTGTGGTCAAAGCCAAGTAACACAACTGAAGGATTTCTCAGCAAAAttagttaagaaaaaaataaaaaagccagaaaaagaGCAAGCAAAcaactttctttttctattaaaaGTAATGGCTTTCATTCCCAGAGACCCACACTAACATATTTATGGTCTTTACAAAATGCACTGCCACCTTTGAGAAAAGTCTAACTGAATTGCTGCTGAAGTTATAGAATGATACTAATCTCTATGAGACTATTACATTTAGCTTACCACTGAATCAATGATTCACACGTGACTCTCCAAAGCCCACGCTTTCATGTTTTGTGCTTCTCCTTTGTGCTTCTTGCTTTGTTCTCAACTTTTTGTTCTGACATTTTCCTCTGACTCTTTACTGGAGCCTCGGCTTACCTGGAAACCCTTCTTCTCATTTACTCAGCCTTATTTGAATGCTTTAAATGTGAATCCTTGGCCTTTTTCTGGAGACTTAgcatttcttctgttctttttttgctcttttctcCTGAAGTGATGTTGCTCTGTGAAAGTTGCTCGACCATCTGCTGGATCACACTCCTTTTTATATGAGACAGTGCAAAAGTGTTATGCCACTCTTCTTCTTTATATATTGCcaagaaaagcagaaataggagaaatggtttattttatgtttgtaggtttcttgaaggactttccaaaactcATTTTAGGATGGTGactgcattttcttctgttctgCTGGGAAGATACATCACTCCATAAGTGTTGCCACTGATCtttagtccagttcttgtgtttGGGATTTGGCATACCtcccttttttcttccttttaagaGTCTACTGATCTGTTGTTGATTGTTTTTAGGCAGACACTTCTTTTGTCCTTCATTTGACCACCTAGCTCAATTTTTCTAATGACACACTACACAATATGTCAGGATTTGTCAAGTTTTGAGCTAATAATTCTTTGGAAGTCACCCAGTGGAGGATCTAGAAAAATTTGGGACAAGGGATCTAGACAGATTGGCATTAGTTGCATTTGCAGATGCAACATGCTCTAATATTATGGAACATCTAATGTCTCTGCACTGGTATTTATAGAGAGAATAAAACAGACCATGTGGTCCAACTAGAATAAAGGATGGATCCATTATTCTTATCAAAGcctactttttattatttttttttaatttcccatGTAAGGTCAGTGTAAGGATGTAACCTGGTTTAACTGAACTTCATGTTCATCATGAAGTCGCAGCTGGACACTGTAGGCTAACTGTAGTCATTTCTGAATGGTATAATGACTTAAAATATTGGATTCAATATTTTTGGTAGGTTTTTATTAACATTGACAAGTTATCTGAAACCTGAACTTTTTTAGAGCAACTCCACTCAGTTAAACCATCTTTATTCACTTCATCAAGACATTTTAGGAGTTGGTCAGTTTTCTGTCCTCATTGTTTTTGTGGTACagtgtttcattcatttatggaaaattagtctgtgATGAGGTTTGAAATGTGACCTGACTTCACAACGAAGTGTAGCCGTTGCATGATGTCACACATGAAAGA containing:
- the bmp10 gene encoding bone morphogenetic protein 10, producing MASIWISQVGTICTSKILFLLFSILLLQGPLCVESNPISSSHQRHRPAPGLGDGHGGVVDPSLLEQENNVDMQSLLETLKEQFLRTFNLSGHPPLPPGSTRLEPPEYMMELYNRFANDRTAMPTANIIRSFKNEDSNPSVVGVGKVRRHPLLFNVSVPHHERITAAELRLYTLVQTDRHLYAGVDRKVTIYELESHDLFDNTTNVKSVRADNFRGTEERIELVELASRQVYGTDNGWEAFDLTAAVQRWPRSEGGTTHRLEVHISSIANEENTQGMKDDFKDGSPSEGDMKIDNSPEEKHKPLLIVFSDDQSSDHRDDKRELNEMIDHETSNTVLQNDLNGLWGELGRDMEGDPDEEDLIQMRSNLIYDTASRIRRNAKGNHCKKQSLYVEFKDIGWDSWILAPTGYDAFECTGVCSYPLTKHVTPTKHAIVQTLVNINSPQKVARACCVPTKLDPISLLYLDDTGVVTYKYKYEGMVVAECGCR